The following proteins are co-located in the Papaver somniferum cultivar HN1 unplaced genomic scaffold, ASM357369v1 unplaced-scaffold_128, whole genome shotgun sequence genome:
- the LOC113331910 gene encoding mannan endo-1,4-beta-mannosidase 1-like: protein MSKFSSFSAVFFCFFFILVICQVSKAARFVPSHRGHHISGFVTTKDTQFLLHGSPFLFNGFNSYWMMHVAAEPTERYKILNVFRDASAAGLTVCRTWAFSDGSNQALDLQISPGVYDERVFQALDFVIAEARKYGIRLIMSLVNNYNDYGGRPQYAQWAKSAGVQISSDDDFYTNPVLKDYYKNHVKKVLTRFNTITKVAYKDDPTIMAWELMNEPRCQSDTSGKTVQGWVQEMATYTKSIDNKHLLEIGMEGFYGDTMPEKKQNNPGYQVGTDFISNNLIEEIDFATIHAYPDIWLSGQNDYAQLGFVQKWMSSHWTDSRTILRKPLVFSEFGKSSKDPGYTLSARNVYMNAVYNSIYNFARRGGTIGGGLVWQIVAEGMESFYDGYEIVLSQNPSTAGLISGQSHKMRALSHTLSGKH, encoded by the exons ATGTCTAAGTTTTCTAGTTTTTCAGCCgtattcttttgcttcttctttaTTCTTGTAATTTGCCAAGTTTCTAAAGCTGCTAGATTCGTCCCTAGTCATCGTGGTCATCATATTTCTGGTTTTGTTACAACAAAAGATACTCAATTTTTGCTCCATGGGTCTCCATTTCTGTTTAATGGATTCAATTCATATTGGATGATGCACGTAGCTGCTGAACCAACTGAACGATACAAAATCTTAAACGTGTTTCGTGATGCTTCTGCCGCTGGCTTAACTGTATGTCGAACATGGGCTTTTAGTGACGGTAGCAATCAAGCTCTCGATCTCCAAATATCACCTGGTGTGTACGATGAACGTGTCTTTCAGGCACTTGATTTCGTCATTGCGGAAGCACGCAAATATGGAATTCGTTTAATTATGAGTCTCGTTAACAATTACAATGACTATGGAGGAAGGCCTCAGTATGCACAGTGGGCTAAAAGTGCTGGTGTACAGATTTCTAGCGATGATGATTTCTACACAAATCCTGTTTTGAAGGACTACTATAAGAACCACGTCAAG AAAGTTCTAACACGATTTAACACCATAACTAAAGTCGCTTATAAGGATGACCCAACTATAATGGCATGGGAGCTCATGAACGAACCTCGTTGCCAATCTGATACCTCTGGCAAAACAGTACAGGGATGGGTTCAAGAGATGGCTACATATACAAAATCTATCGACAACAAACACTTGCTTGAGATCGGAATGGAAGGATTCTATGGAGATACAATGCCAGAGAAGAAGCAGAATAATCCTGGTTACCAAGTTGGAACCGATTTCATTTCAAACAATCTTATCGAAGAGATCGACTTCGCCACCATACATGCATATCCTGATATTTG GTTATCCGGCCAAAACGACTATGCACAATTAGGCTTTGTGCAGAAGTGGATGTCGAGTCATTGGACAGATTCAAGGACGATACTAAGAAAGCCATTGGTTTTTTCTGAATTTGGCAAATCGAGTAAAGATCCAGGATACACACTAAGCGCAAGAAATGTGTACATGAACGCAGTTTACAACAGCATTTATAACTTTGCGCGAAGGGGAGGAACCATAGGAGGTGGTTTAGTATGGCAAATAGTAGCTGAAGGAATGGAATCATTTTATGATGGCTATGAGATTGTTTTATCACAAAATCCTTCCACGGCTGGACTGATTTCAGGGCAATCTCATAAAATGAGAGCACTTAGTCATACGTTAAGCGGAAAACATTAA